The following are encoded together in the Camelus ferus isolate YT-003-E chromosome 30, BCGSAC_Cfer_1.0, whole genome shotgun sequence genome:
- the SERPINB11 gene encoding LOW QUALITY PROTEIN: serpin B11 (The sequence of the model RefSeq protein was modified relative to this genomic sequence to represent the inferred CDS: deleted 1 base in 1 codon) gives MDSLSTANTEFCLDVFKELNSNNAGDNIFFSPLSLLYALSMILLGARGNSARQMEKVLHFNHIEESLGPEFKDSAKCSQTGKIHSEFGVLFSQINRPDSNYTLSIASRLYGTNAMAFHQQYLHCSEKLYGARLQTVDFERSAEETRKAINAWVENKTNGKVTNLFGKGTIDPSCVMVLVNAIYFKGQWRNKFQERETMKTPFQLSQGKSVTVEMMYQTGMFKLAFIKKPQMQVLELPYVNNTLSMIILLPVGLADLQQVEEQLNAKTFSEWTSPSNLVEQEVEVHLPRFKLDVKYELNSLLKSLGMTDIFSQVKADLSGISPTEGLFVTKVIHKSYVDVNEEGTEAAAATGVIVVVKRLPIRAQFMANHPFLFFIRHIQTNTILFCGKLASP, from the exons ATGGATTCCCTTAGCACAGCAAACACTGAATTTTGCCTTGATGTGTTCAAAGAGCTGAACAGTAACAACGCAGGAGACAACATCTTCTTTTCCCCGCTGAGTCTGCTTTATGCTCTAAGCATGATCCTCCTTGGAGCCAGAGGAAACAGCGCGAGGCAGATGGAAAAG gtGCTTCATTTTAATCATATTGAAGAATCTTTAGGACCAGAGTTCAAGGACTCAGCTAAG TGCAGCCAAACTGGAAAGATTCATTCAGAGTTTGGAGTTCTATTCTCTCAGATCAACCGGCCAGACTCTAACTACACCCTCAGCATTGCCAGCAGACTCTACGGGACCAACGCGATGGCATTCCACCAG CAATACTTACACTGTTCTGAGAAACTGTATGGAGCCAGGCTGCAAACGGTTGACTTTGAAAGGTCTGCGGAGGAAACGAGGAAGGCTATTAATGCTTGGGTTGAAAATAAAACTAACG gaAAAGTCACTAACCTCTTTGGAAAGGGCACGATTGACCCTTCTTGTGTCATGGTCCTGGTGAATGCCATATATTTCAAGGGACAATGGCGAAACAAATTCCAGGAAAGAGAGACGATGAAAACGCCCTTTCAGCTAAGTCAG ggtaaaagcGTAACTGTGGAAATGATGTATCAAACTGGAATGTTCAAATTGGCCTTCATCAAAAAGCCACAGATGCAAGTCCTTGAGCTGCCCTATGTTAACAACACGCTAAGCATGATTATTCTGCTTCCAGTGGGC CTGGCTGATCTACAGCAG GTAGAAGAGCAGCTGAACGCGAAGACGTTCTCCGAGTGGACCAGCCCCTCTAACTTGGTGGAGCAGGAGGTTGAAGTGCATCTCCCCCGATTCAAGCTGGACGTCAAGTATGAGCTCAACTCGCTGTTGAAATCCCTTGGGATGACCGACATCTTCAGCCAGGTCAAAGCTGATCTTTCTGGAATATCACCTACCGAGGGCCTCTTTGTAACAAAAGTCATCCACAAGTCATATGTGGATGTCAACGAGGAGGGCACGGAGGCAGCTGCGGCCACGGGGGTCATCGTGGTCGTGAAAAGACTCCCCATCCGAGCTCAGTTCATGGCGAACCACCCCTTCCTGTTCTTCATAAGGCACATCCAGACCAACACGATTCTCTTCTGTGGCAAGCTCGCCTCTCCCTAA